The Arthrobacter zhaoxinii sequence TTTGGCATGCCTGCAGACTACCAGAGGACCTATTGACAAACATCAATCGATTGGCGAGAGTCAACCGCATGACGACTGAAGATAGTGACAGCAGCAAGACCAACGGTGGGGTCCTGAAGGATCACGACTTCCGTTTCCTGTTCTATTCCACCTCGCTGAGCCAGTTAGGGCACCAGATCTCAGGCCTCGCCCTGCCGCTCGTGGCCGTGGTGACCCTCGCCGCCAGTGAATTCGAAGTCGGACTGCTGTCCGCAATGAGCACCGTCGCTTTCCTTCTGATCGGATTGCCTGCCGGCGTCTGGGTTGACCGGCTTCGCTACCGCCACATACTTATCTCATCGGATGTCATCCGAGCGGCCGTCCTACTGACCGTTCCCGCTGCTTGGTGGATGGGAGTCCTGACGGTCTGGCAGCTCTACGCGGTAGCGCTGGTCATGGGCGTCTTCAGCGTCTTCTTCGACGTGGCCTACCAGAGTTACCTCCCACGGCTTATCGGGCGCGACCAGCTGGTCGAAGGAAATGCCAAACTGGAGACGGTCCATTCTGTGGCGCAACTTGGTGGCCCCGTTGCTGCCGGGCAACTCATTGCCTGGCTCACGGCACCTGTGGCGCTGGCCCTGGATGTCGTCGCCATGGGCCTGTCTGCTCTGTTCATTGGACGCATGCGGTACCGGCAGTCCAAACCGGTTCCCCTCCCAGGATCACGGCTCACTGCCGATATCGCAGAGGGCCTTCGGTTTGTTCTGGGCAATCCCCTGCTCCGCGTCATCGCCGGGTCAACAGCGTTGTTCAACCTTGCCTTCTCGGCCTACACGGCCATGCTGGTGTTCTTCCTGCCCCGTGAACTCGGGCTGGGTGCACACGAAGTCGGCATCGTCTTCTCGGTCCTGGGTGTCGGCGGCCTAGCCGGCGCCCTGGCAACGCGCCGGGTGACCCTGTGGCTGGGTGAGGGAAGGACGATCTGGCTCTCCATGGCTCTGACAGCACCGTTTGCCCTCCTTCTTCCGGCGGCTCAGGATGGATGGTCAGTCTGGCTTGGCGCCGCCGGGCTGGGCCTGGTCAGCTTCGGAGTGGTTATCTACAACGTTACGCAGGTGAGTTTTCGCCAGCGGGTGACCCCGGACCGCCTGCTGGGGCGCATGAATGCCACGATGCGCTTCCTGGTGTGGGGAACCCAGCCCGTCGGGGCCTTGCTGGGTGGCGTGCTGGGGCAGTTCTACGGGGCGGAGGCTGCGCTCTGGATCGCGGGTACTGCGGCCTGCGCAGCGTTCCTGCCGGTCGCGCTGTCCCCCTTGCGGAAAATGCGGCAGTTGCCGGACGCGTCAACTGCATCCCTTCCGTCGCAGTAGTGTTTGGCATCGGTTCCACGCTGCCGCTGACCGTATGCCGGCGCACTGTTTCCACGGAAAGAACTCGTTCCTCCTTGAGACCCGGGAAGTTGAAGGCCGGTTGCGGTGGAGTTCCCGAAAGCAGGAGCCTGAGCGCCGGTGCTTCCCGGTGATGCCCCGGGCGCTGCCCCCCAAACAGAGGTTCACAGGGAGCGCCGAGAGTGCGTACGACCTGTTGCCGGAAGCGTGCTGGCGGCGTCCGTCCTATAGGCCCTCAGGTTCTCCTGTCCCTGGGGCAGTCGGAGGCGGCCGGCAACAGGCGTA is a genomic window containing:
- a CDS encoding MFS transporter, with the translated sequence MTTEDSDSSKTNGGVLKDHDFRFLFYSTSLSQLGHQISGLALPLVAVVTLAASEFEVGLLSAMSTVAFLLIGLPAGVWVDRLRYRHILISSDVIRAAVLLTVPAAWWMGVLTVWQLYAVALVMGVFSVFFDVAYQSYLPRLIGRDQLVEGNAKLETVHSVAQLGGPVAAGQLIAWLTAPVALALDVVAMGLSALFIGRMRYRQSKPVPLPGSRLTADIAEGLRFVLGNPLLRVIAGSTALFNLAFSAYTAMLVFFLPRELGLGAHEVGIVFSVLGVGGLAGALATRRVTLWLGEGRTIWLSMALTAPFALLLPAAQDGWSVWLGAAGLGLVSFGVVIYNVTQVSFRQRVTPDRLLGRMNATMRFLVWGTQPVGALLGGVLGQFYGAEAALWIAGTAACAAFLPVALSPLRKMRQLPDASTASLPSQ